One Salvia miltiorrhiza cultivar Shanhuang (shh) chromosome 6, IMPLAD_Smil_shh, whole genome shotgun sequence genomic window, CCTCCCTCTCTGTTGTTTGAGAAATCTTCCCAATTTTCTGCTTGACAATCTCTTCTTCGACGACTCCTCTCTCATTCTCATTTCCATAGCAAcaacaaaattatttgattaattctcaagaaaaaaaaaattaaccaaaaaaaagaagaagaattaatTGTTTCTCTCTCAAGAATGATGAGTTTGAGTTTAGAAAATGAGGGAGCAGAAGGGCTTCTTATAATGGCCCATTTTCTGTGTGCCACGTCATCTCTTGAGCAGCATTAATGCAGGTATCATCCTCCTATATAGTTGGCCCCAATAAATTAAaagctatttttatttttattttgtcattttattATTGTTCATACAGTTCTCTAtgttttctgaattttcattaGACCACACGAAACTTTACATGATTGAATCTACAAAGATTTGACGTgagattataatttataatttataatttataaaatgtgTCACATATCCTTATATGGCTCGATACTATAATTTCTACCACCACATATTTACATTCTCCACCAATAATGCATATATAGTACACacaatttttcaatttaatttatttcactttttatatatatatatatataattatcacTTTTGGTACGAATTTTGTtgcaataaataaattaaaggagGGCAGTTCAGTGAGTCAGTCAAACATTACAGCAAAAACAAGTGATACTTTCACATAGTTGAAGTGTTGAAGTGGGTATATTAATGCGTAGCTTCAGAGTGAGATTCATCATAATAAAAGCTTAATTAATTCGAAATGCTAATATTAATGGTGTTACAAGAATTGGCATCTTTAATTCCAACCATGCTTCAATTATTTATAAGCAGTGTTCTTGGAATTAGAGGCAGTGGTAAACATGTTTTGCTTAGTGTTCCACCACCCAGCTGGCCATTCATTCCCTCATATCATATCCtataaataattttctgcaCTTTCTTATAATTTTGTGCCTATATacataacataaatataatcgaacaataaatctatgcagccaaaTTGTGATCACCCGGCCCGGCCACAAACTAGTttaataagaattttttttaatgaaaataggatttaattattttaatgtaTCATCTGTATTGtacctatttttttattttttttataatttttattttttaaaaataaaaagttatgtaagaattacaaaaaaaaaattacaatgtggACTGTTTTATTATGTATTGTACCTAAACAGTTATATTGTGGTCACGATCACAACGGTACGCAGTTTTAAGCTTTAAGCCCAATTTTGGTGTATTATCTCAATACTAAATATATGGTCTTGAGATCTGTTATTTATATCTTAGCCGCATAAATAAAATCCGTGTATCCACAATATGGCATAAATAAAATCCGTGTATCCACAATATGACCGTTTAGCATCACTCACAGTCAAACTAAGTTTTGAATGCTTGGGTTAAAAAATCCTGCAGGTAGGAAATTAAATTTCTTCTAATTCTGACAGAAAATAAAGGTCTTGGAAGATTGCACACGAGTGTTTCCAGTGAAGAAAATATCTAAGTGAAGACAAGAGAAAAAATAGTGTATGAAGATAGTCTATGCTCCTGTTATTAGCAGTGGGGtctgaataaatatatatatatataaataaataaataaataaaaggaaaatgagGTTGATGAGATAAGGGGACAGTGGAGGACTAAAAAACACTCAAAAATACATTGAATTTCAAACAGTGGACCAGGTTTATGTTCCAAGTGTTTAGAACTTAATTTTGTGAATTAATGtgtaacaaattaattaattaattaattaattaattaattaaattaatgagGCTAGGAGACAGGGCTGCGCGATACAAGGAGGAGATGGTGTCACGTGATAGCCACGTGACGGACATTGCCCCTTATCCACTCTTTTGTATTTGTATTAGTAAGAAAAATCAAGattttttgtatttgtattatatgattgaaattaaaaaaaaaaaaaactgaggTGACTTGACCACCAAACTCAATTTAGGGAACTAATTATGTCTACATTCAGCGGGGAACAATACATATTTTGAGTTTCATTTGAGTTTGCTTTTGTATCATTGCAAAAACTGTTACTACATTTTATTTTGTGAGACTATTTTATAGTCATGTGCAAACTAAAAAAACGTGTAACTAATCATAATTTGTCCATTTAACATGAATATTTGGGCAAGAGGAGGTCTCTCGTGCAGACATTCGCATGATGCGGTTTGCATGGTGTGACCATTCACATACTTTAATAACACATTTATATTAaaacatttttattaaaatatatgaatcGTTCGCACCATGCAAACGTCCACACAGAAGAATTTGTTGTGAACTTTAAGTTTTTCTTAACTATATGATATTCAactcctttttcctttttgcagGTCAAAaatcatttcctcaaccttttCTAACTTTTACGATAGTAAACCATATCAATTCAAAATAGCTCCAAGAAACCTTTAGGGACTTGGAAGAGGCAATGTCGATTTGAAGTTAAGGTAAGGCTTAGTAGGATTGCTCGAGTGCTCACAAAGTATTGAATGGCGTATTTAGTTTATTATCGGTGCCCATTGCCCAAACACAAATTCTCAGATATATACGATAGTTCGCACGGTGCGAACCattcacatattttaataaaaatttgataAACGTTCGATTAAAGTATATGAGTAATCCACGTTGTGCGAACGTTTGGAGACCTCCACTAAGGCCATGACATACTATTGAAGGATCTTTGTTTTGATTTCTACGCCAAGACAGCCCCTTAATTCCCAAATAATGAATGCATGTGAGTAAATAGAATGGGGTGGTTTGTTAATTAAGAAAGGGATTTATTATTATTGGTAATCAATGATTAGCCAAGTTCAGTTGATGAGACTAATCATAAAATCCTCATTGGATTCCGGTGTGTCTGAGAATCCGAATTTTCGATTTTGTTGTCCATTTTTGTTCATTCACCTCAACTCCAATTTCAATTGCAACTCCATTAAATTATTTGCTACAAATGAACAAAACAATTTCTCAACTTTCTAGACCATATGTTGGATTCCATACTGTGTATGTGGTTCCGTATTTCATTTTCTTATGTACATGTATataaaattagtattaattaaaatgctttgtatGAATCTACATATGTCTCATTTGATTGGGTTTTGCTTTGTCTTTTTGGATTGTCTCATTCGATCTGATCTATTTCCTTTTTGAATAATCAATTTTCACTACAATAAATATGAGTCCAAACATCTTCACGATAGGAATTTTGTTTCTAAAATAGAACTGGAATGTACTTCATCCGTCCAGGATAATGTTTTAATATAGTGGACGACACGATTTTTAAGAAAATGGTGGATAGTAGTTGATAATAGTGGATATTGGTGTGAGTGGAGTTTTGAGGCTTTACTATAAATATGTGGAAGGAAATAAAGCGTTATGTGAACTctactattataaataaaagtgaaaatgatattatGAATGCGCGGATCAAAATTATAAAAGTTGAAATGATTgcgtggacggagggagcagTTACTAAATTGCAAGTCATTGATCGCACTAGAAATTGTTTTGGGTTCAAGAGATGCAAATAGGGTATGAATTTGTCCTACAAAAGCAGTGCAAGAAAAAAGATATTTTTATTAGGGTCCATATTTGATGTGGGTGGTAAGCATAAACTATGATTTGAAGTGTGTGTAGAAGTGTACGGAAGTTTAAGCTATGATGAAATAAGGTTTTACGAAGAACGATGcaagtaaaaagaaaatatctataaaaatataaatatatataaaaaagaaagaagaagttaATTATGTATAAATACATGGGCTTTCACCCCATTTTAGTTTTGTatagaattaaaaaatttaccttcaaatatataagaatttttaatttttttgattttttcttaCAATGATCAACTGTCCTCAATTGATATTGTTGAGATGGACGCGTAAATTGACATTCATTTACCACTTTAACTAGCtatgataatattaatttgCTGAAAATATACGATTATATGAGAAATTAAGATAATTACAaatttatagatatataaaagtaaatgttttaatttatatgcaaAATCAAAACTAGGTAAAAATTTACCACTTTAATTAGCtatgataatattaatttgCTGAGAACATACAATtgtatgaaaaattaaaataattataaaattatagatATAAAAGTAAATgttttaatttatatgcaaAATCAATACCAGGTAAAAATTTGTGTCGCcttctaaaaagaaaaaaaaaagttaccgtattaattaaaattgtgcTATTTGAGTAAATATAGACTCCGTAAAAAAAGTTAGTATTTGTAAACAAAGTGAGAATTAAAAACAAATCGTGaccttttatttttgtaaatcaaCGGCCACTCCTGATTAAGTAGGAGGCAATCATAGTACTGTTCTCATGCGAATTTAATTAGAaggttaattaaataatttcaaattacTATTAGTAATCGATACACTTTTACTTGAAggttgcgtttactttgatggataaatttatccatgaaaaatgaaggatagcaaaaatttatgtcttgaaatatcttctttcttttccaacatttgacaaaaaaaaaaagatgttcacgattttttcttctttattttcacttcaaggatgaataatattatgaactCAAAAATGAATGAATAATACTATCCATCcatgaagtgaaaataaggaaggaaaaatggtaaatatctcttttgtgtcaaatgttgaaaaagaaaggaaacatTTTAAGGCAtgaatttttgttatccatcaattttccatgaataaatttatccataaaaatAAACGTAGCCTAAGGGAACATTTATTTTcaaggattagccttgatagataaaaatagtaaagctAATTCATTAGTTActtagatagataaaaataataaagctaATTCCTTATTCAAGAAACTAAATTTATTTATGTCCAAATTAAAGGAATATGTGAGTTTTTAAAAGACCAATTCTTGATATGTTTATTTTATGGGTTAAAAATAAGGTTTCGGGCTTCAAGAGAAAGCAATATTTTGGGCTTAAAAACAATTGGGCTTATGCAATTATATGAGGTAACCTAAAAACTTATGTGAGCtcctcgaaaaaaaaaaactttatgtGAGCTAAAAATGAATATCACATGAGGAATATTATGCTACGTTCTTTATGTGAGCATCGTTCTCATTTAATCtatgttaatatttttttatttatacatttatttcaattttaatacCTCAAAAATTGTTATTAACGTCATTAATTTTACaaactatataaaaatcaaCGTTGCATCCACCCAATTAGTTTCACAAATGAACCTCCTCATGTGAGTAAAGATATCGTATTGATGTAATGCTGTTGTATCATTCGACCATATTCGAGCTCCCATCAATAAGGGGAATCCTTATTTAGAAAGGAATTAAGCATAAATCCTAGACAATTTAActaaataaaaggaaaagagTAAGGGAATCCTAACAGTTTAAACAAGGAAAAGAGTTGTAAGCtatctaactaaataaatcAAGAGTTGAGTCAGTGTAGCACTATTGTGAATGGGATTGGATAAAATTTGACACTAATAATGGGCCCAATGTCTATATTTTGAAGGAACTAGATATGGGCCTTGGACCTAGTTTCTTGTGCTTCCCCAATTTTTTAGAATGAGAATGTGCCCAATGAGTAATGGGCATTTGAATAGTTGAAGATTCATTATgcgattaattttaaaaattaaaataaaaaaagatattgGCCTATGAATACTTGAACTTTTTTGTTTTCTGATTTTAtacttcaattttaaaatctgcctataaatacctaaattttttattttttctgattttacaCCCGACGAATTTTTATCCTCAAATCGTTTTCGACATGGCAGTCGAATTGAGAGGAAAGTTTGAAGTGCATAATGAAGCTATAAAATTTTAATGTCAATATACGATCTAGAACATGTAATTATATTGTTTGGGATGTCGATCCGGCTGTCATGTCGGCAACAATTTAAGCATAAAAATTAATCGGATGCAAAAtcaaaaagaatacaaaattcaggtatttataggcaaattctaaaattaagataaaaaatcaaaaaataagaaaaattcgATTATTTACCAGCCAATatcttaataataattaaaaaaaaaggaagatgaCTTGTCCAAACATCTGAATATTTCGGATATTTATTTATGCATGGCAAATTGCATGCAGTCACTCAGCATGCTGAATTGTTGCTTACggagaaaataatattaatattatttatttcgtGATAGATATTAGATACGCTTTCGTCACCTCAACCTGAAAGGCTAAAAATGATCTCATTTAATCATTATTCCGAAAGTAGAAGAATATTTATTCAAAGCCTATCAATGGGCTAATTGGGCTTCAAAACCTATTGCTGCTTTTTGTAACAGGGACATCAATTCACTCCATAATTTCGTGTTATTCTCTACCAATCACGTTCCagtttttgaattaattaaatttttttgataACAATAAACCTTCACTTTtcgatgtactccctccgtcgcattaatcttaatttatttcttttggaCACGAGTATTAGTGAGAATTAAATTCATGTAGTATGGTGGTGAACCAcatgttttaaaaaaagtaattataaattaatgatCCTTTATTAAAGTTGTTTAACTTATTAAAATTAagggttattgccataaaatacatcaagtttgttaattttctagtttatatcatgaccttttttttggccaaaaaatacatgaatttatgatTGACTCTTAAATATCCCATAAGTTGTAATTTCGTCCAAACTAATCTGAGGTGGCTGCCGGAATTGCCAACGTGGCTGCCGGAATTGCTAAATCATACATACAcacacttttctctctctctctctctctctctctctcacacacacacacacacacacgcacacacccaCTGCGCCACACACACGCGCAGCCCctcccccttcttccttctccggcgacggtagcgtcgccgccgccgccgccctctcatCCCTTAACCATcccctgtctctctctctctctgtctctctctctctctctctctctcacaccacacacacacaaacacgcaCACACCCACACACACGCGCAGCCCctcccccttcttccttctccggcgacggtagcgccgccgccgccctctcatCCCTTAACCatcccctctttctctctctctctctctctctctctctctcaccatcTCCCCCACCAGCAATTTCTTCCAAAACTCAACCAAACCCACCAATTTCACCATGCTTAATTATAGATCTGCAAATTGGAAAACTTTGGGTGAAGGCGGCAGAGATCGAGAGGGGAAATGGTGGCAGCGGGGTTGGGGAAAAGGGAAGGCTCTGCCCGCCGGCGGGGGTGGGCGAATCCAGTCTTGTCTCGCCGTGAATTGAGGAGAAATGGCATTTGGACGGCGACGGCGGGCAGGAGAGATGGTGNNNNNNNNNNNNNNNNNNNNNNNNNNNNNNNNNNNNNNNNNNNNNNNNNNNNNNNNNNNNNNNNNNNNNNNNNNNNNNNNNNNNNNNNNNNNNNNNNNNNNNNNNNNNNNNNNNNNNNNNNNNNNNNNNNNNNNNNNNNNNNNNNNNNNNNNNNNNNNNNNNNNNNNNNNNNNNNNNNNNNNNNNNNNNNNNNNNNNNNNNNNNNNNNNNNNNNNNNNNNNNNNNNNNNNNNNNNNNNNNNNNNNNNNNNNNNNNNNNNNNNNNNNNNNNNNNNNNNNNNNNNNNNNNNNNNNNNNNNNNNNNNNNNNNNNNNNNNNNNNNNNNNNNNNNNNNNNNNNNNNNNNNNNNNNNNNNNNNNNNNNNNNNNNNNNNNNNNNNNNNNNNNNNNNNNNNNNNNNNNNNNNNNNNNNNNNNNNNNNNNNNNNNNNNNNNNNNNNNNNNNNNNNNNNNNNNNNNNNNNNNNNNNNNNNNNNNNNNNNNNNNNNNNNNNNNNNNNNNNNNNNNNNNNNNNNNNNNNNNNNNNNNNNNNNNNNNNNNNNNNNNNNNNNNNNNNNNNNNNNNNNNNNNNNNNNNNNNNNNNNNNNNNNNNNNNNNNNNNNNNNNNNNNNNNNNNNNNNNNNNNNNNNNNNNNNNNNNNNNNNNNNNNNNNNNNNNNNNNNNNNNNNNNNNNNNNNNNNNNNNNNNNNNNNNNNNNNNNNNNNNNNNNNNNNNNNNNNNNNNNNNNNNNNNNNNNNNNNNNNNNNNNNNNNNNNNNNNNNNNNNNNNNNNNNNNNNNNNNNNNNNNNNNNNNNNNNNNNNNNNNNNNNNNNNNNNNNNNNNNNNNNNNNNNNNNNNNNNNNNNNNNNNNNNNNNNNNNNNNNNNNNNNNNNNNNNNNNNNNNNNNNNNNNNNNNNNNNNNNNNNNNNNNNNNNNNNNNNNNNNNNNNNNNNNNNNNNNNNNNNNNNNNNNNNNNNNNNNNNNNNNNNNNNNNNNNNNNNNNNNNNNNNNNNNNNNNNNNNNNNNNNNNNNNNNNNNNNNNNNNNNNNNNNNNNNNNNNNNNNNNNNNNNNNNNNNNNNNNNNNNNNNNNNNNNNNNNNNNNNNNNNNNNNNNNNNNNNNNNNNNN contains:
- the LOC130989830 gene encoding small polypeptide DEVIL 4-like codes for the protein MEMRMREESSKKRLSSRKLGRFLKQQRGRLYIVRRCVVMLLCWHD